One Brassica napus cultivar Da-Ae chromosome A1, Da-Ae, whole genome shotgun sequence genomic region harbors:
- the LOC106434593 gene encoding 3-phosphoinositide-dependent protein kinase 2 has protein sequence MTMEKEFDSKLTLQGNNGGASISRSKSFAFKAPQENFTIQDFELDKIYGVGSYSKVVRAKKKENGAVYALKIMDKKFITKENKTAYVKLERIVLDQLDHPGIVKLFFTFQDSFSLYMALESCEGGELFDQITRKGRLSEDEARFYSAQVVDALEYIHTMGLIHRDIKPENLLLTSDGHIKIADFGSVKPMQDSQITLLPNAASDDKACTFVGTAAYVPPEVLNSSPATFGNDLWALGCTLYQMLSGTSPFKDASEWLIFQRIIARDIKFPNHFSEEARDLIDRLLDTDPSRRPGAGSDGYASLKRHPFFKGVDWKNVRSQTPPKLAPDPSSQSASPERDGSPWNPTHVGDASVTQNDGHGGVSAASESSGSITRLASIDSFDSRWQQFLEPGESVLMISAVKKLQKITSKKVQLILTNKPRLIYVDPSKLIVKGNIIWSDNSNDLNVQVSSPSHFKICTPKKVLSFEDSKQRALQWKKAIETLQNR, from the exons ATGACAATGGAGAAAGAATTCGATTCAAAGCTCACCCTCCAAGGCAACAACGGTGGCGCGAGCATATCCAGAAGCAAAAGCTTCGCGTTCAAAGCTCCACAGGAGAATTTCACCATCCAGGATTTCGAGCTCGACAAGATCTATGGCGTTGGCTCTTACTCAAAG GTTGTTAGggcgaagaagaaggagaatggAGCTGTGTACGCGTTGAAGATCATGGACAAGAAGTTTATCACCAAGGAGAATAAAACAGCTTATGTTAAGCTTGAGAGGATTGTTCTTGATCAGCTCGATCATCCTGGGATTGTTAAACTCTTCTTCACGTTTCAAGATTCGTTCTCACTGT ATATGGCGCTTGAGTCTTGTGAAGGTGGGGAGCTTTTCGACCAGATCACAAGA AAAGGTCGCTTATCAGAGGATGAAGCTCGGTTTTATAGTGCACAAGTTGTGGATGCTCTTGAGTATATACATACTATGGGACTCATACATAGAGATATAAAG CCGGAGAATCTGTTGCTGACTTCAGATGGACACATTAAGATTGCTGATTTTGGTAGTGTAAAGCCTATGCAAGACAGCCAGATCACTCTTCTTCCCAATGCAGCTTCCG ATGATAAGGCTTGCACTTTTGTTGGTACGGCGGCATACGTTCCTCCTGAAGTTCTCAACTCCTCTCCAGCAACTTTCGG AAACGATCTCTGGGCACTCGGCTGCACTCTATACCAAATGCTTTCAGGAACTTCTCCATTCAAGGATGCAAGTGAATGGCTGATTTTCCAAAGGATTATAGCGAGAGATATAAAGTTCCCAAATCATTTCTCAGAAGAAGCAAGAGACCTCATCGACCGATTACTT gatACAGATCCTAGTAGAAGACCAGGAGCTGGATCAGATGGTTATGCTTCCCTCAAGAGACATCCTTTCTTCAAAGGTGTTGACTGGAAGAACGTTAGATCGCAAACTCCACCAAAACTAGCTCCAGATCCTTCG TCTCAATCAGCATCTCCAGAGAGGGATGGTTCTCCATGGAACCCAACACATGTTGGAGATGCTTCAGTCACGCAGAACGATGGACACGGTGGCGTCTCTGCAGCTTCTGAATCTTCAGGCTCCATAACAAGGCTTGCCTCTATAGACTCTTTTGATTCGAGATG GCAACAGTTTCTTGAACCGGGAGAATCAGTTCTAATGATATCAGCAGTGAAGAAGCTACAGAAGATCACGAGCAAGAAGGTGCAGCTAATACTCACCAACAAACCGAGACTGATCTACGTGGATCCGTCGAAGCTTATTGTGAAAGGGAATATCATCTGGTCTGATAACTCCAACGACCTCAATGTTCAAGTCTCGAGTCCTTCGCATTTCAAGATTTGCACA CCTAAGAAGGTTTTATCGTTTGAAGACTCGAAACAACGAGCTTTGCAGTGGAAAAAGGCAATTGAAACTCTTCAAAACCGTTGA